In Populus alba chromosome 4, ASM523922v2, whole genome shotgun sequence, the genomic window tatttcggGCTCTCGTGTCTCACCACTTGCCTGCTGGTGCTGACTGGTTCGTATACACTCAATGGACAGGCAATCTATGGGTCCTaaagttatgattttattattattattattattttaatttttttaatttgttgccgTCCTGTGGGTAAAACATAGGTGCCAAACTTGGCAGCACATTCAAATACAAGCTAAATATCTATAGATTAATGGGCCTAATGCAACCCTCAATTCCCAGGTTAAATATctataagataaaaattaaattaaatgtttttaaaaatacttttaaaataaaagaaaatctaacAGAGTATCAAATCATTTGACCTTATTTATTACTTGGCAGAACACCATTGACTTCTACCCCCAAATTGAAGGGTGTATGGATAATCTATGGGATCAGTGACTGTGATGTTTAGGTTATGAacttcaattctttttaatgaatttgCAGACTGGAAGATCACCACATTCATTCCATGTTCATGGCAAAGCAAACAAACCCTAGGCCAGGGCCATCgccttaaatatttatttatttctgtcAGCATGTCGCCTGGTACTTGACAGTACACATTCATGGGCGTCCATCCCATTTCCTTGCTCATAAACATCCATTTCTAGCGATTTATCTCAACAACTACAATCAAAATGtgcttcaaaattaaattatcatgtGATTCATTTGCATCCAAGTCTACTTcgcttctttttgtttcttctattaCAAGATAtactttctttatatatataatctaggTGTTTGAACTAGTTTACATGCACTATGATTAATTCCCGAGTTTATTAAATACCCTGCaaactcaataaataattaagacACCATGGGATGACAgacatatacaaaaaaatcaaacccaaatataagaaaaaaaaaaaatctctttcccCACTGACCACGACCTCAAATTCATTACAAGCTATACTTAATATATTTGTTGGTGCTAAAAAGACTTTGAAGAGGGATTTGGCCATATGTTCAACAAAAACAATCGCCATCACTTCATTCACAAATACTTGAAGcgttcattatttttatatggaaattacttggatttgaatttttaaattaaagtctaagagagttttaataattttgaaaacatcttAATGGGTGTCAAATCAACGCAAGGTATAAGTCAAACTACATGGACCATGCCCCAAGTATAATGAGGAATCTGCCTTTCTCCCTCTCCAGTGTCCACCACCACCGCCATGGCGCACCATTATCATAGATTATCTTTATGGTGCAAGCATGCATGATCCACTAGCTCTTATCCAAAGAAATGCCCTTAAAAACCATCGTGGAAATCAAAGACGCACACGAAACTTGCAAATGCAAGTGCCATAAGTGCTGCTAACCTACCCTATTCATGGAGGCCCCCTCCTCCTCAACTGCCCTCCACCCTTTCCCAATAAATGCTTCTTTTTACCTTTAAATATTCCTTcccctttctctttctctccttaTCACATCCTCAGAAAACAACTCGCGAAAATGAAATCCTTCGCTAGCTTCTTTCTCCTAGCTCTTTTGCTTGTTGCGTGTTCACTGTCCGTCGCAACCCAGCCCGACCCCGACCCAAAACAGTCCACAAAAGGCAAACCCACCAACCAAAACAACAGAGCTGGTGGAAATGATGGTGGGATGGGCGGGTTCTTTGGACCCGGACCCGGGTTTGGTATACCCGGATTTGATAAAGGGTGGGGAAATATGGGCGGCGGGTATGGTGCCGGGTATGGTGGTCCAAAAGGGGGGTACTCTAAAGGTGGTGTTGTGAGGCCTAGTGTGGTGTGCAAAGAGAGAGGCCCGTGTTATAAGAAGAAGCTGACTTGCCCAGCCAAGTGTTTCACCTCTCACAGCCGGTCAGGGAAGGGCTATGGAGgaggcggtggtggtggtgggtgcACCCTAGATTGTAAGAAGTGTGTTGCTTATTGCTAGAGGGAGTTGATGTGGTATTGGACTATGGCGTGGCAACCAGTAGCTGGTAATAGTTCTACTATTATTAGTGATAAAAGTATTTAATCATGCAGTGTAATGTTGAATACTATATACTACTCTATATATTAAATAACATGGAGCATAATATATGCGGTGCTCGAGTTTATAAAACTTCAGTTTTTCGCTTCTTCTCATGCATTTTTGCAgccccatgatttttttttcttacacaaCATATCATTAAACTAGCTCGATATTTATCAGACCAGGTTTAActgtttttctatttgttttttacgttttttttttttgattctgatttgttaatgtaaaaaatcttaagaaaatagttttaatatatttttaattaaaaactcttTTGCAAAAACAcatactttctttctttctttcttttttaaatgaatttagtCGATGCAATATTGGTTGTCttgtaatattatattttttttatgaaaacattgAAGTGCCAAGAATGTCTTTAAATATGAAGTTTTCATGGAGTCAAAATGCAGTttgttaacctttttttttttttttagtgtttttagaatgttttggtatatttaaattaagaataatttttttaaaaaagaaaaatatattatatcacGCTTGCATGTTTTGAAGAAATGAGCTCTTAAATTCCATCTTCCCATCCATCATTCTGGCTTTGAGAAGATGTCAAGCTCAGCCAAGAGCTATCCCGGGTCATATCAAGTCAGCTAAACCCAAGAGCGAGGGCTCTTTGTCGATACAGCCAAGCCTCAAGAGATAATTAGAAGAACAGCTAAGTTTGAAGAGTCCACTTGTTATGAaatatttgctttgttttttatacatCGCAACAATTCCTCCTCCATGAAAGACTGAATTGAACGCACTCTGCTTGGGAAATTGTTGCATTGGATCTGCTTCTTTTATGTCAAATTAGAACTCTTGGCTGTTCTGTAccaataaagcccctaataaaTCATTCTGTCAGTGTCCTGTAAACTACTGCAGCCATGTATCAGCGAGCTTGTAAGGCAAAATGTTGAAAAGAATCCTTCCCTGACAGCCCCCCGACCTGTTTTCTAAGATGTTCAGTGAACACTTATGGTGTTCTTGGTTTGCTGACAGGCACCCGAACCGTCTCCTTTCAATCAGGTCTTGTATAAGCTATCCACATGAAAGCAATTTTTCTCAAGGCCTCCCTTTGTACATTTGAACCCGAGAAGGTAGCGTGGGAAGCAAACAAAATGACCACCCAATCCAATCCCCAAGGGTTAAATTCGAAAACATGTTCAAAGTTTTGAGGTCCTGCAAAAGATTGATCCAAGTTGACATCTTTGCAAACACCAACTGGATATCTACGTGATTTTTCCCAAGATTATTATGCGTCTCTACGTTTAATCCCATCCATGTTtcaacaaaagagaagaaaaatgcaaGCCTGCAAAATCCATTAACTATACCCTCAGCAAGACATTAACAGTGTAATGAAATTGGTCTAACAAAGCCAGGCTCAAGCAAGCTGTGTTTCTATATTTACGTTGTATCCCAAGTCTATGCATCTAATGGCATTTACAACCTGAATCCACACACAAGGTCACCGTGATGCTTTCTTACAAGAGCATAGAATCAAACTGCTGCCCTCAATGCTCCTCTAGCAGCCTCGCGCTTCATCTGGGCAGCTTTGCCGCTTCCACGGAAGTACATGTATACTTGCTGCGCAGCAAGAAGGGAACCAAGAAGTGAGAAATACTTTCAAGAAAGTTCTAAGAGCTGCATGGTGCATAGATGATACTATGAACAATTCAACTCAAGGAAAAAAGTACCTGAATAACCCAGATGCTTAGCAGTGACTCAAGACAGAAACAACCAAATCCGATGAAGTAGAAGATCTGTAAGCACAAGAAACAATTAACCATCTAGCCTACAGAAAGTAATGCCATGTTGATTCTAGTAATGAAACCAACATTGCAGTGGATAACTAACGGAGCAAAGTAGCCAGAACAAATctaggaaaaaagagagaagtggAGGCCCTACTTTCCTAGTTCAAGCgcataattattcaaaaacaagGTTTGGAAGAATTGGATAATCAGCaagattgcaagaaaaattacaaattgata contains:
- the LOC118047361 gene encoding uncharacterized protein; amino-acid sequence: MKSFASFFLLALLLVACSLSVATQPDPDPKQSTKGKPTNQNNRAGGNDGGMGGFFGPGPGFGIPGFDKGWGNMGGGYGAGYGGPKGGYSKGGVVRPSVVCKERGPCYKKKLTCPAKCFTSHSRSGKGYGGGGGGGGCTLDCKKCVAYC